A genomic stretch from Arachis stenosperma cultivar V10309 chromosome 3, arast.V10309.gnm1.PFL2, whole genome shotgun sequence includes:
- the LOC130970446 gene encoding protein OXIDATIVE STRESS 3-like, protein MIMDGNNNNWVVKDGDHDDDICDASISTGSISSEDSMNSACSSSSSDDELAEDASSSSSSSNSNGPLYKLSELMNHLPIKRGLSMFYQGKAESFTCLERVQSIENLAKKENGSSGYRNRKRIMKWRGLDTSNRRMMRISSSYTSPKAKISKKPPSRGSSFASLVTNKQRLSISSSSSLLGASTRSYVHNNF, encoded by the exons atgaTAATGGATGGTAACAATAATAACTGGGTTGTTAAGGATGGTGATCACGATGATGATATATGTGACGCTTCAATATCCACGGGATCCATCTCATCAGAAGATTCAATGAACTCCGCGtgttcatcttcttcatcaGATGATGAGTTGGCTGAGGATGCATCCTCCTCATCATCGTCATCGAATTCAAACGGCCCTCTATACAAGCTATCAGAACTCATGAACCATCTTCCAATAAA GAGAGGGTTGTCGATGTTTTACCAAGGGAAAGCAGAATCTTTCACTTGTTTAGAGAGGGTGCAGAGCATAGAAAATCTTGCTAAGAAAGAAAATGGTAGCAGCGGTTACAGAAACAGAAAAAGAATAATGAAATGGAGAGGCTTGGATACTAGTAACAGAAGAATGATGAGAATATCATCTTCGTACACTAGTCCCAAGGCAAAAATATCAAAGAAGCCACCTTCAAGGGGATCTTCTTTTGCTTCTCTAGTAACTAATAAACAGAGACTAAGTATTAGTAGTAGTAGTTCTCTCCTTGGAGCATCTACGCGTTCTTATGTacacaataatttttaa
- the LOC130965913 gene encoding serine/threonine-protein kinase VPS15-like yields MGNKIARTTQVSASEYYLHELPSTYNLVLKEVLGRGRFFKSIQCKHDEGLLLVKVYFKRGHSIDLSPYERRLSQIKHIFLSIHHPHLWPFQFWQETDKAAYLLRQYFFHNLHDRLSTRPFLSFIEKKWLAFQLLLAVKQSHHEGVCHGDIKCENVLITSSNWLYLADFASFKPTYIPYDDPSDFSFFFDTGGRRLCYLAPERFYEHGGEMQMPQDAPLEPSMDIFAVGCVIAELFLEGQPLFELSQLLAYRRGQYDPSQHLEKIPDPGVRKMIQHMIQLEPELRLSAESYLEEYAAVVFPTYFSPFFHDFFCCWSPLQPDMRILLCQSAFLEIFKQMMNNNKHSSGPQHVKGDSPNSTFPENLQTLQSSGELLQAISNEFQGTDHPFLKRITLNDLSSLKSENDNQSDTCDMPFLPLSNNIMKCEGMVLITSLLCSCLRNVKFPHLRRAALLLLKASALYIDDEDRLQRVIPYVIVMLSDSAAVVRCAALKTLCDILPLVQDFPPSDAKIFPEYILPMLSMLPDDPEESVRICYSRNIAKLAVTGYGFLIRSIRLREAGVLDELNSPRKPLISSAQTPGKLKRINTDAQLAQLRKSIAEIVQELVMGPKQTPNIRRALLQDIGRLGWFFGRRQSNDFLLPVLPAFLNDQDEQLRTVFYEKLVYVCFLVGQTSVEKYLLPYIEQALSDKTEAVIVKALDCLTILCRSGFFQKRILLEMIEHSFPLLGYPSEWVKRSAVSFIAASSESLGTVDSYVFLAPVIRPFLHRQPVTLASEQVLLSCLKPPVSRQAFYEVLENSRSSDMLDRQRKIWYDSSSQSTLWEIDFLKKGTEGLNTLDNWADKQQGPGVQHSVGTGFQQLGLSDCDTGEANLRDTKSFLHSASTIVGHNDLRSSEKLQFSGLTSPYGSGINNFTYKRPSEGIPLYSFYADRQGMGIPPASDSPVQMNSPGRSSSSMPWVTPVSNSFNLASSVPAPKSASESFSINSGPKQFYRVVHEPDGRENETCVNSTFQDAGLSKASSILMEDATAQTDPSGFSCHSSIPDSGWRPRGVLVAHLQEHSSAVNEIAISNDHSFFVSASDDSTVKIWDSRKLEKDIAFRSKLTYQLGGSRALCAAMLWGSTQVIVGASDGLIHMFSIDHISRGLGNVVEKYSGIADITKKDIKEAAILSLLKSPVDNHTVMYSTQNGGIHMWDTRSDSNVWTLKAIPEEGYVSSVASGPCGNWVVSGSSRGVLTLWDLRFLIPVNSWQYSPACPIEKICLFLPPPNGPPPPTSRPLVYVAAGCNEVSLWNAENGTCHQVLKLANYDNDAEMSDRPWALARHSSKLSSKSNHRRNINPKYNVDELNEPPPRLPGIRSLLPLPGGDLLTGSTDLKIRRWDHCSPKRSYCICGPNLKGVGNDDFYETKSSFGVQVVQETKKRPLTIKLTAKVVLAAAATDPAGCHRDSILSLASVKLNQRLLLSSARDGAIKVWK; encoded by the exons ATGGGGAACAAGATCGCTCGGACGACGCAGGTGTCGGCGTCGGAGTACTACCTTCACGAGCTGCCGTCGACGTACAATCTGGTGCTGAAGGAGGTGCTCGGACGGGGCCGTTTCTTCAAGTCGATTCAGTGCAAGCACGACGAGGGCCTCCTCCTCGTTAAGGTCTATTTCAAGCGCGGCCATTCCATCGATCTCTCCCCCTACGAACGCCGTCTCTCTCAGATCAAGCACATTTTCCTCTCCATTCACCATCCTCACCTTTGGCCCTTTCAG TTTTGGCAAGAAACCGATAAAGCAGCGTACCTTCTCAGGCAGTATTTTTTCCATAATTTGCATGATCGACTAAGCACTCGACCTTTTCTCAGTTTCATCGAGAAGAAATGGCTCGCTTTCCAGTTGCTTTTAGCTGTGAAACAGAGCCACCATGAGGGGGTGTGTCATG GTGATATTAAGTGTGAGAATGTGTTGATTACATCTTCGAATTGGCTTTACCTTGCTGACTTCGCATCTTTCAAGCCCACCTACATCCCATATGATGATCCATCAgatttctctttcttctttgaCACTGGTGGAAGAAGGCTCTGTTATCTGGCACCTGAG AGATTTTATGAACATGGAGGGGAAATGCAGATGCCGCAAGATGCCCCTTTAGAGCCATCCATGGATATATTTGCTGTCGG GTGTGTAATTGCAGAACTTTTTCTCGAGGGACAGCCACTGTTTGAACTGTCCCAACTTCTTGCTTATCGTAGAGGGCAATATGATCCTAGTCAACATCTTGAGAAA ATACCAGATCCTGGAGTCCGTAAGATGATACAACACATGATTCAGTTAGAACCGGAGTTGCGGCTTTCTGCTGAAAGCTATCTAGAGGAATATGCTGCAGTTGTATTCCCAACATATTTTTCACCTTTTTTTCACGATTTTTTCTGCTGCTGGAGTCCTCTCCAACCTGATATGAGG ATTTTGTTATGCCAAAGTGCTTTCCTGGAGATATTTAAACAAATGATGAACAACAATAAGCATTCATCTGGCCCCCAGCATGTGAAAGGAGATTCACCTAATTCTACATTTCCTGAAAATCTTCAAACTTTGCAATCTTCTGGAGAGCTGCTTCAAGCTATCTCCAATGAATTTCAAGGAACTGATCACCCGTTTCTGAAAAGGATCACTTTGAATGACTTAAGTTCATTGAAGTCAGAAAATGATAATCAATCAGATACATGCGACATGCCCTTTTTACCATTGTCAAACAATATTATGAAATGCGAAGGCATGGTTTTAATAACTTCTTTGCTGTGTTCCTGCCTGCGCAATGTCAAGTTTCCTCACCTGAGGAGGGCAGCTTTACTCTTGCTGAAGGCTTCTGCCTTATACATTGACGATGAAGACCGTTTGCAGCGTGTTATCCCATATGTGATTGTAATGCTTTCAGATTCAGCTGCGGTTGTGCGATGTGCTGCCTTAAAGACTTTGTGCGACATTCTGCCCTTAGTCCAAGACTTCCCTCCAAGCGATGCAAAGATATTTCCTGAGTATATACTTCCAATGCTTTCTATGCTTCCTGATGATCCAGAGGAAAGTGTGAGAATATGTTATTCCAGAAACATAGCTAAGTTGGCAGTAACTGGTTATGGATTCTTGATACGCTCAATAAGGTTAAGAGAGGCAGGCGTCCTTGATGAATTGAACTCACCACGAAAACCATTAATATCCTCTGCTCAGACCCCTGGAAAATTAAAGAGGATAAATACTGATGCGCAACTTGCGCAGCTGAGGAAATCCATAGCGGAAATTGTCCAAGAACTTGTTATGGGTCCAAAGCAAACACCAAATATTAGGCGAGCGCTTCTTCAGGACATTGGTAGACTGGGCTGGTTCTTTGGGAGGAGACAGAGTAACGACTTTCTGTTACCTGTCCTCCCTGCTTTCCTAAATGATCAGGATGAGCAATTAAGGACAGTATTCTATGAAAAGCTGGTTTATGTCTGCTTTCTTGTGGGCCAAACCAGTGTAGAAAAATATCTATTGCCATACATCGAGCAGGCTTTAAGTGACAAAACAGAGGCAGTAattgttaaagccttggatTGCTTGACTATTCTATGCAGAAGTGGGTTCTTCCAGAAGAGGATACTGCTTGAAATGATAGAGCACAGTTTTCCCTTACTAGGTTATCCCAGTGAATGGGTAAAACGATCAGCTGTTTCTTTTATTGCTGCTAGTAGTGAGAGCTTGGGTACAGTAGATTCCTATGTTTTTCTTGCTCCTGTTATACGACCTTTCCTCCATAGACAACCTGTAACACTTGCTTCAGAGCAGGTTCTTTTGTCATGTTTGAAACCTCCTGTCTCAAGACAGGCTTTTTATGAAGTCTTGGAGAACTCTAGGAGTTCAGACATGTTAGATAGACAGAGAAAAATATGGTATGATTCATCATCACAATCTACACTCTGGGAAATAGATTTTCTGAAAAAGGGAACTGAGGGGTTGAACACACTGGACAATTGGGCAGACAAGCAACAAGGTCCTGGGGTTCAACACTCTGTTGGTACTGGCTTCCAACAGCTAGGACTATCAGATTGTGACACAGGTGAGGCAAATTTGAGAGATACAAAGAGCTTTTTACATAGTGCTAGCACTATAGTGGGACATAATGATCTCCGATCTTCGGAGAAGTTACAATTTTCAGGACTTACATCACCATATGGTAGTGGCATAAACAATTTCACATACAAAAGGCCATCAGAAGGGATACCTTTGTACTCTTTCTATGCGGACAGGCAGGGAATGGGAATTCCTCCAGCATCTGATTCTCCAGTGCAAATGAATTCTCCTGGTCGCAGTTCGTCTTCCATGCCTTGGGTTACTCCAGTCAGTAATTCCTTCAATTTGGCTAGTTCAGTTCCAGCACCAAAGTCTGCTTCGGAATCTTTTAGCATTAACAGCGGACCTAAACAGTTCTACCGAGTTGTACATGAGCCAGATGGCAGGGAAAATGAAACATGTGTTAATAGCACATTTCAAGATGCGGGACTGTCTAAAGCTAGTTCAATTTTAATGGAAGATGCAACTGCCCAAACTGATCCGTCAGGATTTTCCTGTCACTCATCCATTCCTGATTCTGGCTGGAGGCCCCGTGGGGTGTTGGTTGCACATCTCCAGGAGCACAGTTCAGCTGTAAATGAAATAGCTATTTCCAATGATCATAGCTTCTTTGTGAGTGCATCTGATGACTCTACAGTCAAAATCTGGGATTCAAGAAAACTGGAAAAGGACATTGCTTTTAGGTCAAAGCTAACTTATCAGCTGGGGGGAAGCCGAGCATTATGTGCAGCAATGCTTTGGGGATCTACGCAAGTAATTGTTGGAGCATCTGATGGACTGATTCATATGTTCTCTATTGATCATATATCTAGAGGTTTGGGAAATGTCGTTGAGAAGTATTCTGGCATTGCTGATATCACTAAAAAGGATATCAAGGAAGCTGCCATACTCAGCCTTTTGAAGAGCCCAGTGGATAATCATACAGTCATGTATAGCACCCAGAACGGTGGTATTCATATGTGGGATACTAGATCAGATTCCAATGTATGGACTCTAAAAGCTATTCCAGAGGAGGGCTATGTTTCTTCTGTAGCCTCAGGGCCTTGTGGTAATTGGGTTGTATCAGGGTCATCAAGGGGTGTTCTTACACTTTGGGATCTGAGGTTTCTTATACCTGTGAACTCCTGGCAGTATTCTCCTGCTTGCCCTATAGAAAAAATTTGTCTCTTTCTTCCTCCTCCAAATGGCCCTCCTCCTCCCACTTCTAGGCCTCTTGTTTATGTTGCTGCTGGTTGCAATGAAGTTTCTCTTTGGAATGCGGAGAATGGCACTTGTCACCAG GTATTGAAGTTGGCCAATTATGACAATGATGCAGAAATGTCTGATCGGCCTTGGGCACTGGCCAGACATTCAAGTAAACTAAGTTCTAAATCAAATCATAGAAGAAATATCAATCCCAAGTACAATGTTGATGAACTAAATGAACCTCCTCCTCGTCTTCCTGGTATCCGTTCACTACTTCCTTTGCCAGGGGGTGATTTATTGACTGGGAGCACCGATTTGAAGATACGCCGATGGGATCATTGCAG TCCGAAAAGAAGTTATTGTATTTGTGGCCCAAACTTAAAAGGAGTAGGAAATGATGATTTTTATGAAACAAAATCTAGTTTTGGAGTGCAAGTTGTACAG GAGACAAAAAAACGCCCACTTACAATAAAGCTAACCGCAAAGGTAGTTCTTGCTGCTGCTGCCACTGATCCTGCGGGTTGCCATCGTGATTCTATCCTTTCTCTGGCTTCTGTAAAGTTAAACCAGAGACTCTTGCTATCAAGTGCTAGAGATGGGGCTATCAAGGTTTGGAAGTAA